The Pan troglodytes isolate AG18354 chromosome 1, NHGRI_mPanTro3-v2.0_pri, whole genome shotgun sequence genome includes a region encoding these proteins:
- the MFAP2 gene encoding microfibrillar-associated protein 2 isoform X1, which translates to MRAAYLFLLFLPGLLAQGQYDLDPLPPFPDHVQYTHYNDQIDNPDYYDYQEVTSRPSEEQFQSQQQVQQKVIPAPTPEPGNAELEPTEPGPLDCREEQYPCTRLYSIHRPCKQCLNEVCFYSLRRVYVINKEICVRTVCAHEELLRADLCRDKFSKCGVMASSGLCQSVAASCARSCGSC; encoded by the exons ATGAGAGCTGCCTACCTCTTCCTGCTATTCCTGCCTG GCTTGCTGGCTCAGGGCCAGTATGACCTGGACCCGCTGCCGCCGTTCCCTGACCACGTCCAGTACACCCACTATAACGACCAGATCG ACAACCCAGACTACTATGATTATCAAG AGGTGACTTCTCGGCCCTCCGAGGAACAGTTCCAGTCCCAGCAGCAAGTCCAACAGAAAGTCATCCCAGCCCCAACCCCAG AACCAGGAAATGCAGAGCTGGAGCCCACAGAGCCTGGGCCTCTTG ACTGCCGTGAGGAACAGTACCCGTGCACCCGCCTCTACTCCATACACAGGCCTTGCAAACAGTGTCTCAACGAGGTCTGCTTCTACAG CCTCCGCCGTGTGTACGTCATTAACAAGGAGATCTGTGTTCGTACAGTGTGTGCCCACGAGGAGCTCCTCCGAG CTGACCTCTGTCGGGACAAGTTCTCCAAATGTGGCGTGATGGCCAGCAGCGGCCTGTGCCAATCCGTGGCGGCCTCCTGTGCCAGGAGCTGTGGGAGCTGCTAG
- the MFAP2 gene encoding microfibrillar-associated protein 2 isoform X2, translated as MRAAYLFLLFLPAGLLAQGQYDLDPLPPFPDHVQYTHYNDQIDNPDYYDYQEVTSRPSEEQFQSQQQVQQKVIPAPTPEPGNAELEPTEPGPLDCREEQYPCTRLYSIHRPCKQCLNEVCFYSLRRVYVINKEICVRTVCAHEELLRADLCRDKFSKCGVMASSGLCQSVAASCARSCGSC; from the exons ATGAGAGCTGCCTACCTCTTCCTGCTATTCCTGCCTG CAGGCTTGCTGGCTCAGGGCCAGTATGACCTGGACCCGCTGCCGCCGTTCCCTGACCACGTCCAGTACACCCACTATAACGACCAGATCG ACAACCCAGACTACTATGATTATCAAG AGGTGACTTCTCGGCCCTCCGAGGAACAGTTCCAGTCCCAGCAGCAAGTCCAACAGAAAGTCATCCCAGCCCCAACCCCAG AACCAGGAAATGCAGAGCTGGAGCCCACAGAGCCTGGGCCTCTTG ACTGCCGTGAGGAACAGTACCCGTGCACCCGCCTCTACTCCATACACAGGCCTTGCAAACAGTGTCTCAACGAGGTCTGCTTCTACAG CCTCCGCCGTGTGTACGTCATTAACAAGGAGATCTGTGTTCGTACAGTGTGTGCCCACGAGGAGCTCCTCCGAG CTGACCTCTGTCGGGACAAGTTCTCCAAATGTGGCGTGATGGCCAGCAGCGGCCTGTGCCAATCCGTGGCGGCCTCCTGTGCCAGGAGCTGTGGGAGCTGCTAG